The sequence GCTTATTCGCGCTTTAGGTGTCAGTCTCGTAGCAATCGCAGCCATCGTGGCCAGCCTGACCGTCGTGAAGCAGCGCCATGAAGAGCGCGGCTCCGATGAAAGCCCCAGGCAGGAGCCTTCGCAGGCTGCGGTGGACCTGGACGGGATCCGCGCGGCCGGCTTCTGAGCCCGCCCCTCCGGTTCCGGGTCGGCGCCCCGTTCGCTTTCGGCGACCTGGCACCCAAATCAATGCGCTTCCCGTGGCACTCGATCAGTAAGACGGGTTGAAATAAGCACTTAGGAGTGTTATATTGTTCTCGCGAAGTTGAATTCTTGCCATGACGACGCGCGGCCGACGACCTGTTCTGTCTGCCGCGCTCGTCTTGACACGAACGGGAGATAGAGCGAGTGCAGAATCGAGACGAGCAGAACGGCCTCCGCCCCCTCGGCGTCCGCGAGCTGCTGCAGAAGCGCGGCGTCCGCGCGCTCCTGGCGACCGTCGCCGTGACCCAGGTGGCGATCACCGTGCAGGCCGTGGATGCGCGGAAGCAGGATGCCGCCCGGCCCGCGCCGGCCGCGAGCTTCGCGGCCAGCCCGGTTCTGCCGCCCGTGGTGGTGAGCGAGCTCGCCATGGAAGAGCCGGCGTCCGCGGTGCTGGCCGACGCCAAGGCCAAGTCGCTGGCCCGGAAGTACAAGGGCAAGGGCTACCCGGTCACCGAGCAGCTCGCCATGAGCATCGTGGACGCCGCGCTGGAGTACGGGATCGAGCCGGAGATGGCGTTCGGGCTGGTGCGGGCCGAGAGCGGGTTCCGCAACAGCGCCACCAGCCACGTGGGCGCCGTCGGGCTGACGCAGCTCATGCCGCGCACCGCGCGCTGGCTGGAGCCGGGGGTCACCACGCGCGACCTGCGCGACAGCGAGACGAACCTTCGGATCGGGCTGGGCTACCTCCGTAAGCTTCTCGACAAGTACGAGGGGAACGAGCGCCTGGCGCTCCTCGCCTACAACCGCGGCCCCGGCACCGTGGACCGGGTGCTGAAGCGCGGCGGGAACCCCGACAACGGGTACGTCGAGAAGGTCATGGCGGACTGAGGACCGCCGCCCCGCCCGGGTGTGGGGAAATGCGAAGCGAGCCGTGAAATGCAATGGGCGGCGCCAGGTGCTGGCGCCGCCCGTTGCGCGTTCCCGGTCCCCCGGCCGCCTA is a genomic window of Longimicrobiaceae bacterium containing:
- a CDS encoding lytic transglycosylase domain-containing protein, which codes for MQNRDEQNGLRPLGVRELLQKRGVRALLATVAVTQVAITVQAVDARKQDAARPAPAASFAASPVLPPVVVSELAMEEPASAVLADAKAKSLARKYKGKGYPVTEQLAMSIVDAALEYGIEPEMAFGLVRAESGFRNSATSHVGAVGLTQLMPRTARWLEPGVTTRDLRDSETNLRIGLGYLRKLLDKYEGNERLALLAYNRGPGTVDRVLKRGGNPDNGYVEKVMAD